A single genomic interval of Roseomonas aeriglobus harbors:
- a CDS encoding amidohydrolase, producing the protein MIIDCHGHYTVLPQGHDAWRERQVAAYKAGEAAPPYPDITDAEIRETIEANQLRLIKERGADLTIFSPRASAMAPHVGDEGVAIEWARRCNDLIARVVGLFPETFVGVCMLPQSPKADMTASIAELERCVRDLGFIGCNLNPDPGGGHFTHPPLTDRYWYPFYEAMVALDVPAMIHVSGSCNPAMHATGGYYIAADTVAFMQLLQGDLFADFPKLRFIIPHGGGAVPYHWGRYRGLADMLKKPALDTHLMNNVFFDTCVYHQPGIDLLADVIETKNILFGSEMVGAVRGIDPTTGQYFDDTKRYVDALDISDADRAAIFEGNARRVFPRLDAKLKERGL; encoded by the coding sequence ATGATCATCGACTGCCACGGCCATTATACCGTGCTGCCCCAGGGGCACGACGCGTGGCGCGAACGCCAGGTCGCGGCGTACAAGGCCGGGGAGGCCGCCCCGCCCTATCCCGACATCACCGATGCCGAGATCCGCGAGACGATCGAAGCGAACCAGCTGCGCCTGATCAAGGAGCGCGGTGCCGACCTGACGATCTTTTCCCCGCGCGCCTCCGCCATGGCACCGCATGTCGGCGACGAAGGCGTCGCGATCGAATGGGCGCGCCGCTGCAACGACCTGATCGCGCGCGTCGTGGGGCTGTTCCCGGAGACCTTCGTCGGCGTCTGCATGCTGCCGCAGAGCCCCAAGGCGGACATGACCGCGAGCATCGCGGAGCTCGAGCGCTGCGTGCGCGACCTCGGCTTCATCGGTTGCAACCTGAACCCCGATCCCGGCGGCGGGCATTTCACCCACCCGCCGCTGACCGACCGCTACTGGTATCCCTTCTACGAGGCGATGGTCGCGCTCGACGTGCCGGCGATGATCCATGTGTCGGGCAGCTGCAACCCGGCGATGCACGCGACGGGCGGCTATTACATCGCCGCCGACACCGTCGCGTTCATGCAGCTGTTGCAGGGCGACCTGTTCGCCGACTTCCCTAAGCTGCGCTTCATCATCCCGCACGGCGGCGGCGCGGTCCCCTATCATTGGGGCCGCTACCGGGGGCTGGCCGACATGCTGAAGAAGCCCGCGCTCGACACGCATCTGATGAACAACGTCTTCTTCGATACCTGCGTGTATCATCAGCCGGGCATCGACCTGCTGGCCGATGTTATCGAGACCAAGAATATTCTGTTCGGCAGCGAAATGGTCGGCGCGGTCCGCGGGATCGACCCGACGACCGGTCAGTATTTCGATGACACCAAACGCTATGTCGACGCGCTCGACATTTCGGACGCTGATCGCGCGGCGATCTTCGAGGGCAATGCGCGCCGCGTGTTTCCGCGGTTGGATGCCAAATTGAAGGAGCGTGGGTTATGA
- the ligA gene encoding protocatechuate 4,5-dioxygenase subunit alpha: MTQPRDIHAYLAEFEDIPGTRVFTAARARQGYHMNQFAMSLMKPENRERWKADEAAYLDEWPLSAEQREAILSRDYNRCLDLGGNIYFLAKVFSTDGLSFVQAVSTMTGVSVEDYQAMMNAGGRSPDGVRSKKDNN, encoded by the coding sequence ATGACCCAGCCCCGCGACATTCACGCCTATCTCGCCGAGTTCGAGGATATCCCCGGCACCCGCGTCTTCACCGCCGCCCGGGCGCGTCAGGGCTATCACATGAACCAGTTCGCGATGAGCCTGATGAAGCCCGAGAACCGCGAACGCTGGAAGGCGGACGAGGCGGCGTATCTCGACGAATGGCCGCTGAGTGCGGAGCAGCGCGAGGCGATCCTGTCGCGCGACTACAACCGCTGCCTCGATCTGGGCGGCAACATCTATTTCCTCGCCAAGGTGTTCTCGACCGACGGTTTGAGCTTCGTCCAGGCGGTCAGCACCATGACCGGCGTGTCGGTCGAGGACTATCAGGCGATGATGAACGCCGGTGGCCGCTCGCCCGACGGCGTCCGTTCGAAGAAGGACAACAACTGA
- a CDS encoding protocatechuate 3,4-dioxygenase (extradiol catechol dioxygenase that catalyzes the oxidative cleavage of substituted catechols; part of the bacterial aromatic compound degradation pathway), whose amino-acid sequence MARITAGVATSHVPLLGVAHDQRKDRDAYFGPIFAGYDWTREWEKTEKPDVVILVYNDHASAFDMKIIPTFAIGCGERYTPADEGWGPRQVPDVHGHPDLAWHIAQSLILDEFDMTIINEMDVDHGLTVPLSMVFGDVPEWPVKVIPLAVNVVTYPPPSGNRCWALGEAIARAVASFPEDLNVQVWGTGGMSHQLQGPRAGLINAEWDNDFLDGLIGDTDRLRHVPHIEYLRETGSEGIEMVMWLIMRGALGKRTAALHRHYHVPCSNTAIGHLVLRPDNGEGLDMAGSGYAQAAD is encoded by the coding sequence ATGGCCCGCATCACTGCCGGCGTGGCGACCAGCCATGTGCCTCTGCTGGGCGTCGCGCACGACCAGCGCAAGGACCGCGACGCCTATTTCGGCCCGATCTTCGCGGGCTACGACTGGACGCGCGAATGGGAGAAGACGGAGAAGCCCGACGTCGTGATCCTGGTCTATAACGACCACGCATCGGCGTTCGACATGAAGATCATCCCGACCTTCGCGATCGGCTGCGGCGAGCGCTACACGCCGGCCGACGAAGGCTGGGGGCCACGCCAGGTGCCCGACGTCCACGGCCACCCCGATCTCGCCTGGCATATCGCACAGAGCCTGATCCTCGACGAATTCGACATGACGATCATCAACGAGATGGACGTCGACCATGGCCTGACCGTGCCGCTGAGCATGGTATTCGGCGACGTTCCCGAATGGCCGGTCAAGGTCATTCCGCTTGCCGTGAACGTCGTCACCTATCCCCCGCCCTCGGGCAACCGATGCTGGGCGCTGGGCGAAGCGATCGCGCGCGCGGTCGCGAGCTTCCCGGAGGATCTGAACGTCCAGGTGTGGGGCACCGGCGGCATGAGCCACCAGCTCCAGGGCCCCCGCGCGGGGCTGATCAACGCCGAATGGGACAACGACTTCCTCGACGGGCTGATCGGCGACACCGATCGCCTGCGGCACGTGCCGCACATCGAATATCTTCGCGAAACCGGCTCGGAAGGGATCGAGATGGTGATGTGGCTGATCATGCGAGGCGCGCTCGGCAAGCGCACCGCGGCGCTGCACCGCCACTATCACGTCCCGTGCAGCAATACCGCCATCGGGCATCTCGTGCTGCGGCCGGACAATGGCGAGGGGCTCGACATGGCGGGGAGCGGGTACGCGCAGGCCGCGGACTAA
- a CDS encoding Gfo/Idh/MocA family oxidoreductase, with amino-acid sequence MKIALAGAGAFGEKHLDGLRNIDGVEVISVVGRNLEPTQAAAAKYGIAHATTDLAETLALPGLDAVILCTPTQMHAAQAIQCLEAGKHVQVEIPLCDSLADGEAVLTKAQETGLVAMCGHTRRFNPSHQFVHNKITAGELNIQQMDVQTYFFRRKNINAKGEPRSWTDHLLWHHAAHTVDLFAYQAGPIVQANAIEGPHHPELGIAMDMSIQLKAESGAICTLSLSFNNDGPLGTFFRYIGDTGTYIARYDDLVTGKEEPIDLSGVAVSSNGIELQDREFIAAIREGREPNASVAQVMPCYRVLDALEKQLEAAR; translated from the coding sequence ATGAAAATCGCACTCGCAGGCGCTGGCGCATTCGGCGAAAAGCATCTCGACGGCCTGAGGAACATCGACGGGGTAGAGGTGATCTCGGTCGTCGGCCGCAACCTGGAACCGACCCAAGCCGCCGCCGCGAAATACGGCATAGCCCACGCGACGACTGACCTCGCCGAGACGCTGGCGCTTCCCGGGCTCGACGCGGTCATTCTCTGCACGCCGACCCAGATGCACGCCGCACAGGCGATCCAGTGCCTGGAGGCGGGCAAGCACGTCCAGGTCGAGATTCCGCTGTGCGACAGCCTGGCAGACGGCGAAGCGGTGCTGACCAAGGCACAGGAAACCGGCCTCGTCGCGATGTGCGGTCATACGCGCCGCTTCAATCCCAGCCACCAGTTCGTGCACAACAAGATCACGGCGGGCGAGCTGAACATCCAGCAGATGGACGTCCAGACCTATTTCTTCCGGCGCAAGAACATCAATGCGAAGGGCGAGCCGCGGTCGTGGACCGATCATCTGCTGTGGCACCATGCCGCGCACACGGTCGACCTGTTCGCGTACCAGGCCGGGCCGATCGTCCAGGCCAATGCGATCGAGGGGCCGCACCACCCCGAACTCGGCATCGCGATGGACATGTCGATCCAGCTGAAGGCGGAAAGCGGCGCGATCTGCACGCTGTCGCTGTCGTTCAACAACGACGGCCCGCTCGGCACCTTCTTCCGCTACATCGGCGACACCGGCACCTATATCGCGCGCTACGACGATCTGGTGACCGGCAAGGAAGAACCGATCGATCTGTCGGGCGTCGCGGTGTCGTCGAACGGCATCGAGCTGCAGGACCGCGAATTCATCGCCGCGATCCGCGAAGGGCGCGAACCCAATGCCAGCGTGGCGCAGGTCATGCCCTGCTACCGTGTGCTCGACGCACTCGAAAAGCAGCTCGAAGCCGCGCGATGA
- the pobA gene encoding 4-hydroxybenzoate 3-monooxygenase encodes MKTGVAIIGAGPSGLLLGHLLRAAGVDCVVVERQSPSYVLGRIRAGVLETVTTDLMARLGLDARLKAEGLIEDGFNLATADHLIRIDIKALTGRHVTVYGQTEVTRDLMDAADERGLRVIYEAKDLALHDIDGDAPFVTYSKDGAEHRIDAQFIAGCDGFHGPSRKAIPAPAVREFEREYPFGWLGILADVPPCHPELIYADTTKGFALASMRSSTRSRYYIQVPLSDRVEDWSEDRLWDELAERFDPLSDHKVTRGPALEMSIAPLRSYVFETMRHGRLFLAGDSAHIVPPTGAKGLNLAASDVAYLADALTAFFARGDEAGLAGYQARALARIWKAERFSWYLTKLMHRFPEDGAFEHRMQTAELDYVATSRAMQTAIAENYVGLPL; translated from the coding sequence ATGAAGACCGGGGTCGCCATCATCGGCGCCGGCCCGTCCGGGCTGCTGCTCGGGCACCTGCTGCGTGCGGCAGGGGTCGATTGCGTCGTCGTCGAGCGTCAGTCGCCGTCCTATGTCCTCGGCCGCATCCGCGCCGGCGTGCTGGAGACGGTCACGACCGACCTGATGGCACGGCTGGGGCTCGATGCGCGGTTGAAGGCGGAAGGGCTGATCGAGGACGGATTCAACCTCGCCACCGCCGATCACCTCATCCGCATCGATATCAAGGCGCTGACCGGTCGCCATGTCACCGTCTATGGGCAGACCGAAGTGACCCGCGACCTGATGGACGCGGCCGACGAACGCGGGCTGCGCGTGATCTACGAGGCGAAGGACCTCGCGCTTCACGATATCGACGGTGATGCGCCGTTCGTGACCTATAGCAAGGACGGCGCCGAACACCGCATCGACGCGCAGTTCATCGCGGGCTGCGACGGCTTCCATGGCCCTTCGCGCAAGGCGATTCCTGCCCCGGCGGTGCGCGAGTTCGAGCGCGAATATCCCTTCGGCTGGCTGGGGATCCTGGCCGACGTGCCGCCCTGCCATCCCGAATTGATCTACGCCGACACGACCAAGGGTTTCGCGCTCGCCTCGATGCGGTCGTCGACGCGCAGCCGCTATTACATCCAGGTGCCGCTGAGCGACCGGGTGGAGGACTGGAGCGAGGACCGGCTGTGGGACGAACTCGCCGAGCGGTTCGATCCGCTGAGCGATCACAAGGTCACCCGTGGCCCCGCACTCGAGATGTCGATCGCGCCGCTGCGCAGTTATGTCTTCGAGACGATGCGCCACGGCCGCCTCTTCCTGGCCGGCGACAGCGCGCACATCGTGCCGCCGACGGGGGCGAAGGGGCTGAATCTGGCCGCTTCGGACGTCGCCTATCTGGCCGATGCGCTGACGGCGTTCTTCGCCCGGGGTGACGAGGCCGGGCTGGCCGGCTATCAGGCGCGTGCCCTGGCGCGCATCTGGAAAGCGGAACGCTTCAGCTGGTATCTGACCAAGCTGATGCACCGTTTTCCGGAGGACGGCGCGTTCGAGCACCGGATGCAGACCGCCGAGCTCGACTATGTCGCGACGTCGCGCGCGATGCAGACCGCGATCGCGGAGAATTACGTGGGACTGCCCCTTTGA
- a CDS encoding aldo/keto reductase — protein MPNRSIGPFSVSAIGLGCMNLSHAYGTPPTEEEGVALLDHALDLGVTFLDTAALYGGGANERLVAKVMHRRAEFTLASKCVLDMRGGQRVLDGSPDAIAATLDAALDRLGTDHIDLYYLHRLDPAVPIEESVGALVRAKEAGKIGAIGLSEMSAATIRRAHAVHPIAAVQSEYSPAVRNPEVAVLDACTALGIGFVAFSPVARGLLAGSVRDDAYVTGDIRRSMPRFVEPQLSRNLSVIERFDVLARDAGLTPAQLSLAWLLAQAPHIVPIPGTRSIAHLEENVAAATATVDAELLAAIDALLPPNRLVGARYPAAAQAQIDTELLPDEPLDA, from the coding sequence ATACCCAACCGTTCGATCGGTCCGTTTTCGGTTTCGGCGATCGGGCTCGGTTGCATGAACCTCAGCCACGCCTATGGCACGCCGCCGACCGAGGAGGAGGGCGTGGCGCTGCTCGACCATGCGCTCGACCTGGGCGTGACCTTCCTCGATACCGCGGCGCTGTACGGCGGCGGGGCGAACGAGCGGCTGGTGGCAAAGGTCATGCACCGGCGCGCCGAATTCACGCTGGCGAGCAAGTGCGTGCTCGACATGCGGGGTGGGCAGCGCGTGCTCGACGGCTCTCCTGACGCCATTGCCGCGACGCTCGACGCCGCGCTGGACCGGCTCGGGACCGACCATATCGACCTCTATTACCTCCACCGGCTCGACCCCGCCGTGCCGATCGAAGAGTCGGTCGGCGCGTTGGTGCGGGCGAAGGAGGCGGGCAAGATCGGCGCGATCGGACTGAGCGAGATGTCCGCCGCGACCATCCGCCGCGCGCACGCCGTCCACCCGATCGCCGCGGTCCAGAGCGAATATTCCCCCGCCGTCCGCAATCCGGAAGTCGCCGTGCTCGATGCGTGCACGGCGCTCGGCATCGGCTTCGTCGCCTTTTCGCCCGTCGCGCGCGGATTGCTCGCCGGCAGCGTCCGCGACGACGCCTATGTCACCGGCGACATTCGGCGCAGCATGCCACGGTTCGTCGAACCTCAGCTGTCGCGCAACCTGAGCGTCATCGAGCGCTTCGACGTCCTGGCCCGCGATGCCGGGCTGACGCCTGCGCAGCTGTCGCTCGCCTGGCTGCTCGCCCAGGCGCCGCATATCGTCCCGATCCCCGGCACGCGGTCGATCGCGCATCTGGAAGAAAACGTCGCGGCGGCGACGGCGACCGTCGATGCCGAACTGCTGGCAGCGATCGACGCGCTCCTGCCGCCCAACCGCCTGGTTGGCGCGCGCTATCCGGCAGCCGCGCAGGCGCAGATCGACACCGAACTTCTACCCGACGAACCGCTGGACGCGTAA